The region CGTGGTGTTCGGCCTGATCACCGTGTCGGGCGCGCGCATCTGGGTTGAGAACAAGGTCGACTTCTCCAACAACACCAACCTGATCGTGGCAGCGGTCACGCTGGTGCTGGGTGCGGGCGACTTCACGCTGAAGCTGGGCGGCTTTGCGCTGGGCGGCATCGGCACCGCCACGTTCGGTGCGATCATTTTGTATGCCTTGCTGAGGAAGCGCGGCGCATAAAGTTGTCGAAACAAAAACGCGGCCCGACAGCCGCGTTTTTTACATGCAAGGTTTTACCGATTCAATCTTCGCGGACTTGCCCATTACGTGCCCATTACTTGCCAGATTTCCATTGAGCAATGTTCCCGAACTTACTATACTAACGCGTGGCAATTGCTTTGCATCTGATCAGGCTCGGGAAGGGGACTGCGGTGCGTACGAAAGAATTGCCTCTTGCCGGCCGCGGCTATCACTCAAAAAACAGGAACACGCCGTATGAAGATCTCTTTGACACATTCCCTCGCGTTGTTGTGCGTTGCCGCTGCGCCCATGCTCTCCTTGTCGGGTTGCGACGCCTTGGCAGGCAAGAAGGACTACGCGTATTTCCGCCAGCATCTGGATGAAGCCAAATCGGTGGCCGACCAGTGCCAGATGAACGGCACCTCGGGCATGTCCAAGGCGCAGATGTCGCAATGCGACGCCGCCCGCGACGCATACGCCAACCGCAACTACAGCTACTGATCCCGCTCGTCCCGGGGCAAGGCGGCGCTGCCTTGCCCTGGCGCCGGCCTTGTCACAAAATTGTCAAAGTCGGCCGGTAGAATCCAGCGTTTTCACGTCGATAGCGCCGCGCCATGCACAATCCCCCGGACACGCCCCAGGCTCTGCACTTGCTGTATGAACCTGCGGGCTTCATTTGCGCGTTCCGTTTCGACGAGGGCCGTGCCACCCAGTTGAAGTGGCATGAAGTCATGGCGGGGAAAATTCCCTCGCCGGCCTTCAGCTGGCTGCACGTCAAGACCGCCGACGTCAAGGTGCGCCACTGGATGGAAACCAGCGACGACATCCCCGAACACATCAGCGAATTCCTGCTCAGCAGCGATACTCATCCCTGCCTGCACACCACCGCCAACGGCTTCTACGGCACGCTGGCCGATATCAAGATGGAGATCGGCGACACCGGCACCGAGAAGGGCGCGCTGCATTTTTTCCTCGACAGCAATCGCCTGCTGACGCTGCGCACGCAACCGCTATGCTCGACCAACATGCTGCGTC is a window of Herbaspirillum hiltneri N3 DNA encoding:
- a CDS encoding EexN family lipoprotein, yielding MKISLTHSLALLCVAAAPMLSLSGCDALAGKKDYAYFRQHLDEAKSVADQCQMNGTSGMSKAQMSQCDAARDAYANRNYSY